ATATTACAGAATTTGTAGATGTTAGAGGTATTAAAAGTACCAAAGTTTCTAAAGACAGtagaaatattaaagaattAGAAATATCAAAATAGCAAAATTGTTAGAAACATCAGCAATATCAGAGTCACTACCAGTTTTACTGGTGTTAAAAGTGCTAAAATTGCTATCAATAGTTTAGATAGCAACACTTTTGAAGATGTTATAGGCAATGTTAAGTGTAGCCTTTACGAAGATATTAACAACCTATTAGCAATACTAAAAGACAAGTATTAACTTTAACATCATCTTGTTCTTATTAATGCATGTGTAATACAAGGCTGTTCCATTCCATTGATGTGTATTGCCTAACAATACATGTATATGATTCACAGCAGATAGTCCTAAGTCACGAGAGCAGGGAAACGTGGATGAATAGGATGATTTATTATGCAAAATTCCATATTCAAGATTGCGATTAAAGGAACGTAACGAACAACCATAAGACACCAATTAGTAATTATAGGATGATGAAACATTCCTGTAATAAAGAAGAGCATATGGTCATCCAATAATTCATTTACTTGTGTCTTTCAGGTATTATTTTGGTCATCACCATTCAACCGGGCGTAGGAAATAATCCAGCTATCAAAACAAAATCACCTCCGCAGAATGTTTCTACCATTGATACATTGATGGACTTGGTTAGGAACATGTTTCCTCCGAATCTAGTGGAAGCCTGTATTTCTCAACACAGAACTGAGATGCAAAAACCAGAAAACAGTACATCAGGTAGGAAAAAattaatgtatatttttgctaaaAATTATATTAGGTTTTTATCAATCTCCTTTATCACTTTACTAGATTATATCTGAAGGATGATATCAAAATAGAAACTATGATTACCATTTATTAACATGAAGATTCTTCTTTGCAGCAGAGAATATAGATAACTGGGAGCCAGTACAGAAAAGCGTCTCTGGAACCAACATCATGGGCCTGGTTGTCTTTGCTACAGCATTAGGCATCACTCTGGGAAAAATGGAAGAACAGGGAAAGCCGCTGCTTTTTTTCTTCGAGTCTTTGTCAGGCGCAATGATGTTGATAACTCACTGGGTGATTTGGTAAATTCACATTTGATGAAACTACAGACCACAATGTATGTCTGTCTAAGAATCTTACGAAATTATTCATTAGAAAAGAAACATACATATGAGGAGGTGTAAACCTAGTTTTTCCACACAGTTTACCAGAAGTTAGATATGTTCTATCTTAAGACATTAACGTTTAtccaaaaaattaaatatcttttCATTCATAAACTCATTTTATCGATAGAAGATGCAAGCCTGTATTAAATCGTGTTTTGTACGAATGAAATGTGTTTCAAATTTCGCTGGATAATGTAATCAATTTCCTTGTCCAGGTTATCGCCTGTGGGTGTACTCTTCCTGGTAGCCGCGAAGATCACTGAAATGCAGTCCTTGGACGAAGTCGTCGCACAACTTGGAATGTACTTCCTGACTGTCTTACTTGGCCTTTGCATACATGGTTTCTTAATTCTGCCCGTGTTGTACTTTGTTATAACAAGAAAAAACCCATACGTGTACATATCTAACATGGCACAGGCATTAGTTACTGCGTTCGGCACATCTTCAAGCTCCGCTACACTTCCAATTGCTATAAATTGCCTGGAGGAGCGAAACAATGTTGATCCACGAATCACCAGATTCGTCTTACCGATAGGTGCTACAATTAACATGGATGGCACTGCTTTATACGAAGCTGTGGCTGCGATTTTCATTGCCCAAGTACGTCAAGTTAGCCTCAGCTTCGGTCAACTGGTAGCGGTGAGGTAAGCAGAATAAAtcctatataaaatatttgtattcactaTATGTTTAATTTATGTATCATGCTGATGCCATTAAGGGTTCGTAGTATTGTATATCTCCAATATTAAAGCTTGACTACCTATGTAAAAGTTTCtaatattattcattttcaaCAACATAGTTGTTGGTCCCATCTGCTTCAAATTACTGAGTATTGATAGCAATAAATACATtgtgaaatattgaatattggTATTCTTTTTCAGTATCACAGCAACTGCTGCGAGTATTGGAGCGGCTGGAATTCCACAGGCAGGTCTGGTGACAATGGTAATGGTTTTGGACACAGTTCGTCTTCCAGCTGACGACGTTTTCTTGGTTATTGCAGTCGATTGGTTGCTGTAAGTTCTTTCTCCTGTTGTCTTGCAAACATACTTTGACTattgaatttgtttaaatttcaagaaagaggtagttattatttattgaaagaagaaataataagaCAATTACAAAGTTAATGTGAACTTAATATCAAACTTTATTTTTTGGACTTTTAGAGATCGCTGTAGGACAACAGTGAACGTAGTGGGTGATTCTCTTGGAGCAGGAATTGTGAATTTCTTGAGTAGAAACGAGCTAGCTTCTTTGCCCCATAATGGACAGTCTCAGAATGGGGCAGACCACCATACTACAACATCTATATGAAATTAGTATCAGTATTGATCACTAAAATTCCTCTCTTCTCTAACACTTTTAAATTAAACCACAGCAAGCACAATAGTTCTCTGAAAGCAGCAATGACATGGTAgcttgtaaaaatataatagtaCTGTGAAATTACACATATCTTGTTATACTGTGACAATCAATCTTCCATTTTTTTCATGGAGTgaatattcgataattcttGCACAACGTTCTTAGAAGAGTTAGCAgtgttttatatttcattatacTGATCCTAGTTTCGTTCGATTAAAGTACAAAATGATCCAATCAATAATCTGATCATGTTTTAATGGTCGTTTCTAGTTGATTGTGTAATCAACCAGTTACCAACATCAATGAAAAGAATCGAGAGATTTAGATTTGATTTTCAAGCTAGAACGTGGAAACATGCAAAGAAAAGTGAGTTGAAGCGAATTGAGTTTTCTCAGTCGACTTGTTCAATATATAGATCATGTGCCATTACACTTCAACTTagttgaaaaatgttattttcgaGTCGAGTTCTTTTTTGTTcactttataattatttaatatttaaattgtttggataaaaa
This window of the Ptiloglossa arizonensis isolate GNS036 chromosome 5, iyPtiAriz1_principal, whole genome shotgun sequence genome carries:
- the LOC143146534 gene encoding excitatory amino acid transporter 1 isoform X2, whose translation is MYINYIGDLFLRMLKSLILPLIISSLVSAIGSLDLSLSGRIGARAIIYYMVTTISAVVLGIILVITIQPGVGNNPAIKTKSPPQNVSTIDTLMDLVRNMFPPNLVEACISQHRTEMQKPENSTSAENIDNWEPVQKSVSGTNIMGLVVFATALGITLGKMEEQGKPLLFFFESLSGAMMLITHWVIWLSPVGVLFLVAAKITEMQSLDEVVAQLGMYFLTVLLGLCIHGFLILPVLYFVITRKNPYVYISNMAQALVTAFGTSSSSATLPIAINCLEERNNVDPRITRFVLPIGATINMDGTALYEAVAAIFIAQVRQVSLSFGQLVAVSITATAASIGAAGIPQAGLVTMVMVLDTVRLPADDVFLVIAVDWLLDRCRTTVNVVGDSLGAGIVNFLSRNELASLPHNGQSQNGADHHTTTSI
- the LOC143146534 gene encoding excitatory amino acid transporter 1 isoform X1, with the translated sequence MEVATELSPLSGSDTQCKIAERTSYYPQDPNKRPKTKQEKVRACLRHNSLTILTVSGVIGGVILGIILRNTRTQGWTPREIMYINYIGDLFLRMLKSLILPLIISSLVSAIGSLDLSLSGRIGARAIIYYMVTTISAVVLGIILVITIQPGVGNNPAIKTKSPPQNVSTIDTLMDLVRNMFPPNLVEACISQHRTEMQKPENSTSAENIDNWEPVQKSVSGTNIMGLVVFATALGITLGKMEEQGKPLLFFFESLSGAMMLITHWVIWLSPVGVLFLVAAKITEMQSLDEVVAQLGMYFLTVLLGLCIHGFLILPVLYFVITRKNPYVYISNMAQALVTAFGTSSSSATLPIAINCLEERNNVDPRITRFVLPIGATINMDGTALYEAVAAIFIAQVRQVSLSFGQLVAVSITATAASIGAAGIPQAGLVTMVMVLDTVRLPADDVFLVIAVDWLLDRCRTTVNVVGDSLGAGIVNFLSRNELASLPHNGQSQNGADHHTTTSI